The following are encoded together in the Montipora foliosa isolate CH-2021 chromosome 12, ASM3666993v2, whole genome shotgun sequence genome:
- the LOC137980297 gene encoding complement factor H-related protein 4-like — MMYRLGVDIWSIFVALVAFGRDAMVFVSADCDDPGTPRHGQRKVSSSGIGFPVGAVISFHCDKTYQLNGTKKIECNSHNRWSGKVPKCLSQITECSLPLPTFSHAHITSNPVKITLGQSVKYACDRGYIADGQSTSILCDKDPSSQGVKWTGNFTCRKKTCGPPPSTPHGNYTFRVYDVTGGYANYSCHPGYAFLGKQHTGPIRIRCYEQDGDWEEAPTCVKTCNSTELRLENGQKHSSQEGQIYVQGVVVTFSCRNLYSLKEGSTQRRCLENGHWDGHQPVCVRSKCEHFEEVFQYGTATSNASDVNSSVPLYTMITYQCHVGYMLVGDRTRQCLPSGDWSTNSIPTCNKSKLTCDPPPPVDATTGRYFPFSGTYQLNAKVHYECYGSLVLWGPEHITCTTPDDGITAIWLPPEGTPECISKAVRDERCRRYWKRPSWCDRFTDIITPTVELTSAVSMNGGELDKMTIVVATAGSTLGALVIFLTALVCFRRFHRTRRFRHLALRNRRCSDDDRVAIIAAYTGDVHFVLPSYDEAINQVQNRPPPSFESVVPDGQDSREPTDRNTTGHDPGNRAGRNSTPNWTGNGAAVGSNPASNTRDSSQRSANDQPIDIVRTPNSPSGNLSTSSSEDDLVPRDTRPLLDGR, encoded by the exons ATGATGTATCGTCTCGGTGTGGACATATGGTCGATATTTGTGGCTCTTGTCGCGTTCGGAAGGGATGCCATGGTCTTCGTTTCAG CTGATTGTGATGATCCTGGGACCCCTCGTCATGGGCAACGAAAAGTCTCAAGCAGTGGCATTGGCTTTCCTGTGGGAGCTGTCATTTCCTTTCATTGCGATAAAACCTACCAACTCAATGGCACAAAGAAGATTGAATGTAATTCCCACAATCGCTGGAGTGGAAAAGTTCCGAAGTGCCTTTCACAGA TTACAGAATGCTCACTGCCTCTGCCAACATTTTCTCATGCCCATATAACATCAAATCCAGTGAAAATCACCCTGGGACAATCTGTCAAGTATGCTTGTGATCGTGGTTACATTGCTGATGGCCAGTCAACTAGTATTCTCTGTGACAAGGACCCTTCTTCACAAGGTGTAAAATGGACAGGAAACTTTACCTGCAGAA AAAAAACCTGTGGTCCTCCTCCAAGCACACCCCATGGAAATTACACCTTCCGTGTTTATGATGTTACCGGTGGGTATGCAAACTACTCTTGTCATCCTGGGTATGCATTTCTTGGTAAACAGCATACTGGTCCCATTCGAATCAGGTGTTATGAACAAGATGGTGACTGGGAAGAGGCACCTACTTGTG TGAAGACATGCAATTCCACAGAGCTCCGTCTTGAAAATGGTCAGAAGCATAGTAGTCAGGAAGGACAAATTTACGTGCAAGGTGTGGTGGTAACTTTTTCCTGTCGTAATTTGTACAGTCTGAAAGAAGGGTCCACACAGCGCCGCTGTTTGGAAAATGGCCATTGGGACGGACACCAGCCGGTTTGTG TACGGAGTAAATGTGAACACTTTGAAGAAGTTTTTCAGTATGGCACGGCCACATCGAACGCTTCCGATGTAAATTCAAGTGTACCTCTCTACACAATGATCACTTATCAGTGCCATGTTGGGTACATGTTAGTCGGTGACAGGACTCGACAGTGCCTTCCAAGCGGAGATTGGTCTACCAACAGTATTCCAACATGCAATA AATCAAAGCTGACTTGCGATCCTCCCCCGCCAGTAGATGCGACAACGGGACGTTACTTTCCCTTCAGTGGGACTTACCAGCTGAATGCTAAAGTTCATTATGAGTGTTATGGTAGCCTTGTCCTTTGGGGTCCTGAACACATAACTTGTACCACACCGGACGACGGAATTACTGCAATTTGGCTTCCCCCTGAAGGTACACCTGAATGTATCTCAAAAGCCGTGCGTGACGAGAGGTGCAGACGGTACTGGAAGCGGCCTTCCTGGTGTGACCGTTTTACAG ATATCATCACTCCGACGGTGGAACTAACCTCAGCAGTATCCATGAATGGCGGTGAATTGGACAAAATGACAATTGTTGTAGCCACTGCGGGTTCTACTCTGGGAGCCCTGGTCATATTTCTAACGGCTTTAGTTTGTTTTCGGCGATTTCACCGCACTCGGCGATTTCGACACTTGGCGTTGAGAAACCGAAGATGCAGCGATGACGATCGGGTTGCCATTATCGCCGCCTACACTGGGGACGTTCACTTTGTTCTTCCTTCCTACGACGAGGCTATAAACCAAGTACAAAACCGGCCGCCACCTTCGTTTGAGTCAGTAGTGCCAGACGGGCAAGACAGCCGGGAGCCAACTGACCGTAATACAACTGGTCATGATCCCGGAAATCGTGCTGGTCGAAATTCCACTCCTAACTGGACTGGCAATGGTGCTGCCGTTGGTAGCAATCCTGCATCGAACACACGTGATTCAAGCCAAAGATCGGCGAACGATCAGCCAATTGATATTGTACGCACACCGAACAGTCCATCAGGAAATCTCTCGACAAGTTCTTCAGAGGACGATCTAGTTCCCAGGGATACGCGGCCGTTGCTTGATGGCCGCTGA